Below is a window of Agathobacter rectalis ATCC 33656 DNA.
GAAAATAGTATATATGAAAATCTATATTTAAAGGGAGAATATCATGAGAAAACGTATAAAGGATGAAAGAGGAGCTATTGTTGTTGAGGCAACGATTTCGTTTACTGCCTTTATTTTCCTGTTGTACATCATCTATTCGATAGTTGATATATGCTACATACAGGCAAAGATGAGCATAGCGTTAAACAGTGCGGCGACAGATATCTCGCAGTACTCCTATCTGTATTATAAGTTTGGTATTGATTCGGTGGACAATGCGGCAAGCAATGCGGCTTCAAGCAGTAGGGCATTGGCAAAGCATACATTAAATGGTATGGATAAGATTATGACAGGAATATCGGATATAGATAGCAGCTTGTCGGATATAGAGAATGGCTCTTCTGATTTTGAAAGTCTAATGACCGCTTATGATGAGACAAAGGGTGGAGCATCAGATTTGGCTGCCAATATTAATGACTATGGAGATGCTTTGGCAGAAGATCCTATGGGTTTTGTAAAGGGTATGGGTATGCTTGCATTGAATGAGGGTTCGTCTGCAGGCAAGTCATATCTGGCACAGTCTATGGGAAGAGCTTTTATGAAGAAGAATCTTAAGGATTCAAATGGTGGGGATGTCAACGCTTTTTTGAAACAGTATCATGTAAAGGATGGTCTGGATGGGCTTTCGTTTGCTGGCACGGAGTTCTTGGTATCAACGGATGGCAAATCAAGTAATGCCCTAAGGTTGACTTGCTCATATGATGTGAAGGTTGTCAATCTGCTTAATACAGATATCACCATCAGATTTTGTCAGAGTGCATCAACCGATGTGTGGGGCAAGGGAGTTAGTGCGAAAAAATAGGTGGATTAGGAATTATGAAAACAAATGATATTTTAATGATACTCATTTCAATTATTCTATGTGGAGTGAGTATCTATATACTGATCAGAAATAAAGAAAAAAAGAGTAAAAAGCTTATTGTCTATTGTATTATAGGTATGTTTCTTGTCATGATAGATGCATGTATGCTTCAGTTCTTTTATCACGATAATGCAATTTATAAGAATTTTAGGATGATAGCACTTCTTTCAATTATGGCATCTGTTGCATATGTTGATTTCACGGAGCTAAGGATTCCAAATGAATATATTATTACAGGACTTGTATACTGGGTGTTAAGTATATTTGTTGAGCTGATATGTAGCAGTCAGTTTATTGTTGCCAATATCATTTCTTCGCTTATTGCAGCGGCAGCCCTGTTTATAGCTTCTTTGCTTTGCAAGATATGTATCAGGGGGTCGATTGGTGCCGGGGATATAAAGCTGTTTGTGGTTATGGGGCTATTGCTTGGGCTTGATGGAATATGGAGCGCTATATTTCTTTCTCTTGTTTTATCATTTATCACAGCAATTTATTTTCTTATTACAAAAAGAAAAGGCAAAAAGGATGCAATGGCATTTGGTCCGGCTCTTGCTATAGGAACGTGGTTATCAATATTTTTGACTGGAATGTAGAGGATATACAATGAAGAATTATAAATTTTTAGTACCTATATTGCTTGTAGCATTGTTAGGAGGCTCTGTATATAAAACATACAGTGACAGAGAAAAAATTAATAAACAATATGATAATGATATAACTCAGGCCAGACAGAATAGGAAGCTTGAGGTTTATGTGAATGCAGAGGAGGACTATCTTGATGCCTTAAAGCTTAAAGATTCAGCGAAGCTTCGGGCAGAGCTGGGAGAGATGT
It encodes the following:
- a CDS encoding prepilin peptidase, with the protein product MKTNDILMILISIILCGVSIYILIRNKEKKSKKLIVYCIIGMFLVMIDACMLQFFYHDNAIYKNFRMIALLSIMASVAYVDFTELRIPNEYIITGLVYWVLSIFVELICSSQFIVANIISSLIAAAALFIASLLCKICIRGSIGAGDIKLFVVMGLLLGLDGIWSAIFLSLVLSFITAIYFLITKRKGKKDAMAFGPALAIGTWLSIFLTGM
- a CDS encoding TadE/TadG family type IV pilus assembly protein → MRKRIKDERGAIVVEATISFTAFIFLLYIIYSIVDICYIQAKMSIALNSAATDISQYSYLYYKFGIDSVDNAASNAASSSRALAKHTLNGMDKIMTGISDIDSSLSDIENGSSDFESLMTAYDETKGGASDLAANINDYGDALAEDPMGFVKGMGMLALNEGSSAGKSYLAQSMGRAFMKKNLKDSNGGDVNAFLKQYHVKDGLDGLSFAGTEFLVSTDGKSSNALRLTCSYDVKVVNLLNTDITIRFCQSASTDVWGKGVSAKK